The Halorussus halophilus genome contains the following window.
CGGGCGCGAGCGTCGGACCGAACGCCTACATTCGCGGCGCGACGCTGGTCGGCGAAGGCGCGAAAATCGGCCACAGCGTCGAGGTCAAGAACAGCGTTCTCAGCGAGGGAGCGAGCGTCGGCCACCTCAGTTACGTCGGCGACAGCGTCCTCGGACGTGACGTGAACTTCGGTGCGGGGACGAACGTCGCCAACCTCCGTCACGACGACGAGGCAGTGAAGTTCACAGTCAAAGGCGACCGCATCTCGACGGGACGCCGAAAGTTCGGCGTCGTCGCAGGTGACGAGGCAAAGACCGGCATCAACAGTAGTCTGAACGCAGGACTGAAACTCTCCGCAGGTGCGACGACGAAGCCCGGAGAGGTCGTCACGCGTGACCGCTGAGAGGTAAATCAATGAGCAAAACGATGCACGCAGTGCTTGCGTTCGCCGGGGTCGCACTCCTCGCTGCGGGACTCGCAGTGTCGCTGAGCGGTGCCGGGTTCACCACCGGACCCTCTCAGAGTTCCGCGGACGCGACGACGACAGTGACCTCGACGCAGGCACCGAACGACCAGCAGACCACCCAGAGTGACCAGTCGCAGGCGACGACGCAGGCCCAGCAGGAGACGACGGAACAGCAGACGACCGCCGCGACGACGACCGCAGGAACCACGACCGCGAACGGGACGACCACGGCGAACGGAACGGCGACGACGACCACAGGGACGACGACCGGAACCACGACTAGCGGAACGACAACTACGACCCAGACGACCACCGCGACGACTACCACATCCACGACTACGACCACCGCAACGACGACTACGACTACCACAACCACGACTACGACCACCGCAACGACGACGACGACCACCGCAACGACGACTCAGACGACCACGACGAATACGTCTGTCTCGGTGTAACGACTGTTGAGTTTCCTTCGCGACGGAGGACCAGAGACGCTATTCGATGGCCGCGAGGGCAACTTCTTTGTCCTCTCCGTTCCACCGTCCGATACGGAACATGGGTCGAACGATAGTTCGACACCTCTACCCTCGCATGAAATGAGACGGGACCTCCCCAGGTTCGGACGGAGTTCCCCGTGTTCGTGTTGCGAATCGGACCGCGATCCGAGATCCCTGTTCCGCAACACGATTGATCTGTATGTCACGTAATTCGGACGACGAGTTGCCGTTCGACCGCATCGACTTCGACGACAGAGCAGGGTGCTATCACGTCGAGTGCGACTGGCGGTCTGGAGAGTCGCTGACCGACACTATCGTCGCCAGTATCGTCGCTATTTCCGACAAAAAACGGGACAACCTCGCGACGCTCGACGCCGTGCTGAACACCGACTCTCTCGACGAGATCTTCGTCCCCGACGACGCGGGGACGCCACGAAAAGGCGGCCGCCTCTCGTTCGTTTTCGAGGAACACGAGATTACCATCCACCGCCACGGAACCATCGTCATCTACCCGCCGGAGCGAGAGTGGTCTGGACTACGAGAGTTACGAAGTCGCCCGTCGTTCGACGACTGAAATCGAAGAAGGAAAAGAGGTCGCTGGCTCCTCAGTCCGCCCGCGAGAATCCGCTGTTGCCGCCAATATCGACTGGACAGCCCGCGATTTCGCCGCCGCGCATCCCGTCGGCGAGCCAGTAGATGGAGAAGACGAGCATCAGCAGTGCCAGAATCGTGAACTCCGCGCCTTCGAGCGGGAGCATAGTCAGCGCCCCGGCCGCACCGAACAGCGAGAAGACGCCAGCGATGAGCGCCGACCCACAAGCTGCACACCCAGCGCCGAGCGTGCCGAGGACCATCCCGAAGATGCTGCCCGAACCGCTCTTGACCGAGACGCGCTCGCGCTTGAGGTGGTAGGTCAGCATAGCGAGGTTGACACCAGTCAGTAGGCCTGCAGCGACGAGTAGCACCTCCGTCATCGGTCGGAACGCAGTCCCGACGAACGGATACAGGTTCACCAGAACCGTCAGGCGCGCGTCCAAGGGGAGTGCGCCGTTCAGCACGACGTTTCGGACGAGGTTGACGTTCTGCGAGAGGACGAACACAGAGAGTCCAACCGCCGAGGCGAACAGGGTCAACGCCGCGTACGCGGGTATCGTAACGACGAGTCTGACCGTTCGAGCGATGAGACGCAAGTCGTCGGTACTGGTCGGAAGTCGAATCCCACTCATAGGCCTAGGGAGTTTTTGAAGACACTATAACTCTGATTGCCGGTGAATCGCGTGACGAACTCACCGTCCTTGAAGAGGAAGAAGACCGGCGTTCCGTTGACGTTGGCCTTCTTCCGGGCCTGTTCGTCGGCTTTGTAAATCTCGTCGTAGGCTTCGTTTTTGACGTCGTGGATGACTGCGTCGGCGTTGACCTGCGTCTCCTCGCTGACGAACGTGTACGTCTTGTCGAGGATGTTGTCCGTCGTGAACTTTCCTTGGTTGGCGTAGTACCACGATTTGAGTTTCCAGTAGGTGTTTCGCCGACGAGCGTACGTCGAGTTGAGCGCCCGCGTGGCTTGCTCGGCCCAGTCGTGCGTGTGGGCGTAGTCGCGAGAAACGAAGGTCACCTTCCCCGTCTGAATGAGGTTCGAGTAGAGCATCGGGAACGTCTGTGCGTCGAACCGCTGGCAGATGGCACAGGAGGCGTCCTGAAACTCGACGATAGTCGCCTTCGTCTGGTCCGGGAACTTTCCGGCGGTCGGTTCGAGACCGATGTTCTTCGCGGCAGGGTGACCGAAATCGACCTGATAGTGGCGGTCGAGTTCCGGATGCGAGTAGCTAGACTCCGAATCGTCGTCGCACGGATCCGAACAATCTCCGTCCGACCCTGTCGTAGTCGTCTGCTCGCTCTCGGTCGTCGTCTGCCGAGTGGTCGTTTCGGAGTCAGTAGTCGTTCCGATGCTACTAATCGTCGTCTGACTCGAAGACGTGTCGTTCTGTGGGCGTTGCTGTGAGCCGGTCCCTCCGAGACACCCCGAGAGGAGTGTTCCGGAGGTTGCGACGGCTGCGAGGAATCGTCGGCGGCGAATACGTTCGCTCATATCGTGGTTATCTCCCGAGTGTGGAACCCCAGCACACTCTGCTATACACGGATAGACGGCCCGTTGCCCCATTACTATCATCTCGCTAACTCCAGGACGTGAGCAGTGACCCTCATTATCGCACTCGTAAAACAGTTACCGACCGACCGACGTGTGCGCGATGAACCCGGACATATCACCGTGATAGCTCGTGAACGGTTTACCGAAGCGATAATAAAGGAACTTCCAAACCAACGTTATTTTGAAATGAAACGAGGATCGAGCGTGACGTTCCGGCACGTCGGTGTGGCGTTGATGGTCGCCCTGTTAGTCGTGAGTGCAGGCTGTTCGGGAATGGGTGGCGGTGGCCAAGACACGCCGACGGAGTCGGGGGCAAGCAACGGCACGACGACGGCTGGCGGACTTAGCGATACCACGACGGCGAGCGAAACCCAAAGTGCAACGACGAACGACACGGCGAACGAAACGACCACTGCGGGCGAGGGGACTAACGACACGTCGGAGGATAATTCCTCGAACGCGAGCGAACACGACCATTCGAGTCACGACCACGGGAACGAAACCACCAGTGAGTCCGACAGTTCGGACAAGTATCTCAGCGGTGAGATGACCGTCGTCGTCGGTGACGACCGACTCGAATACCCCAGCGGGTCGGAAGACGCGGGCTTCTGGTTCACCGACCAGCACAAGATTTGGAACGCGAAGACAGACGGCGAGGTCACGCTCGCGGAAGCACTGGCGCAGTTCGACGTCGAGGCCTCTGCCGACTCGTTCAGCTACGACGGTGAGACCTACGCCGAGAGCGACTCGGGCGTCTCGGTAGACTACCGCGTCAACGGCCAGTCGGTCGATCCGCAAGAGTACGTCCTGCAAGACGGCGACGAGATCTGGGTTACTGTCGAGACTCCAGATATGGAACGGTCGGTCCCCGGTGACCACATCGACCACGAGTACTCCCACATCCACGGTAGCATCGACTTC
Protein-coding sequences here:
- a CDS encoding HalOD1 output domain-containing protein; translation: MSRNSDDELPFDRIDFDDRAGCYHVECDWRSGESLTDTIVASIVAISDKKRDNLATLDAVLNTDSLDEIFVPDDAGTPRKGGRLSFVFEEHEITIHRHGTIVIYPPEREWSGLRELRSRPSFDD
- a CDS encoding DsbA family protein, whose amino-acid sequence is MSERIRRRRFLAAVATSGTLLSGCLGGTGSQQRPQNDTSSSQTTISSIGTTTDSETTTRQTTTESEQTTTTGSDGDCSDPCDDDSESSYSHPELDRHYQVDFGHPAAKNIGLEPTAGKFPDQTKATIVEFQDASCAICQRFDAQTFPMLYSNLIQTGKVTFVSRDYAHTHDWAEQATRALNSTYARRRNTYWKLKSWYYANQGKFTTDNILDKTYTFVSEETQVNADAVIHDVKNEAYDEIYKADEQARKKANVNGTPVFFLFKDGEFVTRFTGNQSYSVFKNSLGL
- a CDS encoding MoaD/ThiS family protein, coding for MTFRHVGVALMVALLVVSAGCSGMGGGGQDTPTESGASNGTTTAGGLSDTTTASETQSATTNDTANETTTAGEGTNDTSEDNSSNASEHDHSSHDHGNETTSESDSSDKYLSGEMTVVVGDDRLEYPSGSEDAGFWFTDQHKIWNAKTDGEVTLAEALAQFDVEASADSFSYDGETYAESDSGVSVDYRVNGQSVDPQEYVLQDGDEIWVTVETPDMERSVPGDHIDHEYSHIHGSIDFTVNGKTLDFSKDKYQTAGHSRYFHFEGGHADPWHAHSYSVTLQYAMATLQGLSVAEGEVTYNGTTYSDSDADTNVQVMVNGEEVDPSEYFLKDGDEVEIVVESES